From one Planktothrix agardhii NIES-204 genomic stretch:
- a CDS encoding hypothetical protein (protein of unknown function UPF0150) translates to MDNNNKQVYNYTVILQKEPEVGYHAFCPILKGCHSQGDSFEEAIDNITEAIELYIESLRAVLIVILSLRKISLYSN, encoded by the coding sequence ATGGATAACAATAATAAACAGGTTTACAATTATACAGTGATTCTGCAAAAAGAACCCGAGGTCGGTTATCATGCTTTTTGCCCTATTCTAAAAGGTTGTCATTCTCAAGGAGATTCTTTTGAAGAAGCGATCGATAATATTACAGAAGCGATTGAATTATATATTGAAAGTTTAAGGGCTGTTTTGATTGTCATTCTGAGCTTGCGAAAAATCTCATTGTACTCTAACTGA
- a CDS encoding large subunit of NADH-dependent glutamate synthase, with amino-acid sequence MNTHTFPEKQGLYDPQFEHDACGVGFIVQMKGKQSHDIVEQGLTILLNLDHRGACGAETNTGDGAGILMQLPHKFLKKVAAAENITLPAPGQYGVGMMYASPDTNARESGRRIFEKIAADEGQQVLGWRDVPTDNSSLGNTAKMSEPFMQQVFIQRGSGLVDDLAFERKLYVIRKRAHTEIRVTQVDTYLYLSSLSCRTMVYKGMLMPVQVGDYYPELHDPDMESALALVHSRFSTNTFPSWERSHPYRYIAHNGEINTLRGNINWMTARQSMFESELFGEDLKKIKPVININGSDSTIFDNALELLVLAGRSLPHAVMMMIPEPWTAHESMSDEKKAFYEYHSCLMEPWDGPASIAFTDGTMMGAVLDRNGLRPSRYYVTKDDLVIMASEAGVLPIEPERVAHKGRLQPGRMFLVDMEQGRIIADEEIKAKIATEQPYRDWINQNMVELANLKDPVETSDGASTDGLVQLQTAFGYTFEDLRLLLTPMARDGVEAVGSMGTDTPLAVLSDRPKLLYDYFQQLFAQVTNPPIDSIREEIITSAETTIGSERNLLKPEPESCHLIELKSPILSNEELAKLKFVNEDGFQAVTLPILFNPKDGVKGLEAVMEGIFAQADEAIAAGVNLLVLSDRGVDSNNAPIPALLAVSGLHHHLIRQGTRTRVGIILESGEPREVHHYALLVGYGCGAINPYMAFESIHDMIEQGLLVGVDYKTACKNYIKAATKGVVKVASKIGISTLQSYRGAQIFEAIGLNQSVIDRYFSWTATRIEGADLDIIAQEAIIRHTHAFPNQPGDKTHTLDVGGEYQWRKEGEAHLLSPEAIHSLQKAVRLGDYELFKKYAQLVNEQNQKYFTLRGLLEFKDRQPILLEEVEPIEAIMKRFKTGAMSYGSISKEAHETLAIAMNRIGGKSNTGEGGEDPERYTWTNEQGDSKNSAIKQVASGRFGVTSLYLSQAKEIQIKMAQGAKPGEGGQLPGRKVYPPIAKVRHSTPGVGLISPPPHHDIYSIEDLAELIHDLKNANRAARVSVKLVSEVGVGTIAAGVAKAHADVVLISGFDGGTGASPQTSIKHAGLPWELGLAETHQTLVLNNLRSRIAVETDGQMKTGRDVVVAALLGAEEFGFSTAPLVTLGCIMMRVCHLNTCPVGIATQNPQLRESFSGDPEYTVNFMKFIAQEVREIMAQLGFRTLTEMVGRTDILEGKKAVDHWKAKGIDLSKILYQPEVGEDIGRYCQIPQDHGLDKSMDITVLLDLCKPAIENGEKVEATLPIKNINRAVGTILGNEITKNHWHGLPEDTVHLHFQGSAGQSFGAFVPKGVTLELQGDANDYVGKGLSGGKIIIYPPAISTFIPEDNIIIGNVALYGATLGEVYIRGLAGERFGVRNSGVNAVVEGVGDHGCEYMTGGKVVVLGATGRNFAAGMSGGIAYIFDETGDFATRCNTSMADLEKLEDPEEINQVYQLIAKHAEYTKSQKALKILANWTEMIPTFVKVIPRDYKRVLEALKEAEKSGLTGDEALTAAFEANSRDVARVGGS; translated from the coding sequence ATGAATACTCACACATTCCCCGAAAAACAGGGTTTATACGATCCACAATTTGAACACGACGCTTGCGGGGTCGGGTTTATTGTGCAGATGAAAGGTAAACAGTCCCACGATATTGTGGAACAGGGGTTAACTATTCTCCTCAACCTCGACCATCGCGGCGCCTGTGGTGCGGAAACCAATACGGGTGACGGGGCGGGAATTTTAATGCAACTCCCCCACAAGTTCCTGAAAAAAGTGGCCGCGGCGGAGAATATTACCCTCCCCGCACCCGGTCAGTATGGCGTCGGGATGATGTACGCTTCCCCCGATACCAACGCCAGGGAAAGCGGTCGCCGGATATTTGAGAAAATTGCGGCGGATGAAGGTCAACAGGTCTTAGGGTGGCGGGACGTACCGACGGATAACTCCTCCCTGGGAAATACCGCTAAAATGAGTGAACCCTTCATGCAGCAGGTGTTTATTCAACGGGGTTCGGGCTTAGTTGATGATTTGGCCTTTGAACGGAAACTGTATGTGATCCGTAAACGGGCCCATACTGAGATCCGGGTGACACAAGTTGACACCTATTTGTATTTGTCGAGTCTCTCCTGTCGAACAATGGTATATAAGGGGATGTTGATGCCTGTACAGGTGGGTGATTATTACCCCGAACTCCATGATCCCGATATGGAAAGTGCCTTAGCGTTGGTTCACTCGCGCTTCAGTACCAATACTTTCCCCAGTTGGGAACGTTCCCACCCCTATCGTTATATTGCCCATAACGGCGAAATTAATACCCTGCGAGGCAATATTAACTGGATGACCGCCCGCCAGTCGATGTTTGAGTCGGAATTGTTTGGGGAGGATCTGAAAAAAATTAAACCCGTAATTAATATTAACGGTAGCGATTCTACTATTTTTGATAATGCCCTAGAATTGTTAGTCTTGGCAGGGCGATCGCTTCCCCATGCGGTGATGATGATGATCCCCGAACCTTGGACGGCCCACGAGTCCATGAGTGACGAGAAAAAGGCCTTCTATGAATACCATTCCTGCTTAATGGAACCTTGGGATGGCCCGGCTTCTATTGCCTTTACCGATGGCACAATGATGGGTGCTGTCCTTGACCGGAACGGTTTACGACCCTCCCGCTATTATGTCACTAAGGATGATTTGGTGATTATGGCCTCCGAGGCCGGAGTCCTACCTATTGAACCGGAGCGGGTGGCCCATAAAGGTCGGTTACAACCCGGGCGGATGTTCCTGGTGGATATGGAACAGGGGCGGATCATTGCCGATGAGGAAATTAAGGCTAAAATCGCTACGGAACAGCCCTATCGGGACTGGATCAACCAGAATATGGTGGAATTAGCCAACCTGAAAGACCCCGTAGAAACCAGCGATGGTGCGTCTACGGATGGGTTAGTTCAGCTACAAACGGCTTTCGGTTATACCTTCGAGGATCTGCGCCTATTATTAACGCCAATGGCGCGGGATGGCGTTGAGGCGGTGGGTTCGATGGGAACTGATACCCCGTTGGCGGTGTTATCCGATCGCCCCAAACTGCTTTATGATTATTTTCAACAACTGTTTGCTCAGGTAACAAACCCCCCTATTGACTCCATTCGGGAAGAAATTATCACCTCAGCCGAAACTACTATCGGGTCTGAACGCAACTTATTAAAACCCGAACCGGAAAGTTGCCACCTGATCGAACTCAAAAGCCCCATTCTGAGTAACGAAGAATTAGCTAAACTCAAATTTGTTAATGAAGACGGTTTTCAAGCCGTTACCCTGCCAATTCTATTTAACCCCAAAGATGGGGTAAAAGGGTTAGAAGCGGTCATGGAAGGGATTTTTGCCCAGGCTGACGAAGCAATTGCAGCCGGGGTGAACCTGTTAGTTTTGAGCGATCGCGGTGTTGATTCCAACAATGCCCCCATCCCGGCTTTATTAGCGGTATCCGGTTTACATCACCATCTAATTCGTCAGGGGACTCGCACCCGGGTAGGAATTATTTTAGAATCCGGTGAACCGCGAGAAGTCCATCATTATGCCCTTTTAGTCGGTTATGGCTGTGGTGCGATTAATCCCTATATGGCGTTTGAAAGTATCCACGACATGATCGAGCAAGGATTATTAGTCGGTGTGGACTATAAAACCGCCTGTAAAAACTACATCAAAGCCGCTACAAAAGGGGTAGTTAAAGTTGCTTCAAAAATCGGTATTTCCACTTTACAAAGTTATCGTGGTGCCCAAATTTTTGAAGCCATTGGTTTAAATCAATCAGTGATTGATCGATACTTTAGTTGGACAGCTACCCGGATTGAAGGCGCTGATTTAGATATTATTGCTCAAGAAGCAATTATCCGCCATACCCACGCTTTCCCCAACCAACCCGGAGATAAAACCCATACCCTAGATGTGGGTGGTGAATATCAATGGCGTAAGGAAGGAGAAGCCCATTTATTAAGCCCGGAAGCGATTCATTCTTTACAGAAAGCAGTGCGCCTGGGAGATTATGAATTGTTCAAAAAATACGCCCAGTTAGTGAATGAGCAAAACCAAAAATATTTTACCCTGCGCGGCTTATTGGAATTTAAAGATCGTCAACCGATTCTATTGGAAGAAGTCGAACCCATTGAAGCAATTATGAAGCGCTTTAAAACCGGGGCGATGAGTTATGGCTCGATTTCTAAGGAAGCCCATGAAACCTTAGCGATCGCCATGAATCGGATTGGTGGTAAGTCTAACACAGGAGAAGGCGGCGAAGACCCAGAACGTTATACCTGGACAAACGAACAAGGGGACTCGAAAAATAGCGCTATTAAGCAAGTCGCCTCCGGTCGGTTTGGGGTGACGAGTTTGTACCTTTCCCAAGCCAAGGAAATTCAAATCAAAATGGCACAAGGCGCAAAACCCGGAGAAGGGGGACAACTCCCCGGACGCAAGGTTTATCCGCCTATTGCCAAAGTCCGCCATTCTACCCCCGGCGTGGGTTTGATTTCCCCCCCTCCTCACCACGATATTTATTCTATTGAGGACTTAGCCGAATTAATCCACGATTTGAAAAATGCGAATCGGGCAGCGCGGGTTAGTGTGAAATTAGTCTCGGAAGTCGGAGTTGGAACCATTGCCGCCGGGGTTGCTAAAGCCCATGCCGATGTGGTATTAATCTCCGGTTTTGATGGGGGTACGGGGGCGTCTCCCCAAACTTCGATTAAACACGCCGGACTCCCTTGGGAGTTGGGTTTGGCAGAAACCCATCAAACCCTGGTGTTGAATAATTTGCGATCGCGCATTGCTGTTGAAACCGATGGTCAGATGAAAACCGGCCGGGATGTGGTGGTAGCCGCGTTGTTAGGGGCGGAGGAATTCGGCTTTTCAACAGCCCCGTTAGTTACCTTGGGTTGTATTATGATGCGGGTGTGCCACCTGAATACCTGCCCGGTGGGTATCGCCACCCAAAACCCCCAACTGCGGGAAAGCTTTTCGGGTGATCCTGAGTATACCGTTAATTTCATGAAGTTCATCGCCCAGGAAGTCCGAGAAATCATGGCACAGTTGGGTTTCCGCACCTTAACTGAAATGGTGGGACGGACGGATATTTTGGAAGGCAAGAAAGCCGTTGACCATTGGAAAGCCAAGGGTATTGACCTCTCGAAAATCCTCTATCAACCGGAAGTTGGGGAGGATATCGGCCGTTATTGTCAAATTCCCCAGGATCACGGTTTAGATAAATCTATGGATATCACCGTGTTACTGGATCTGTGTAAACCCGCTATTGAGAATGGTGAGAAGGTTGAGGCGACCCTACCGATTAAAAATATTAACCGGGCGGTGGGAACGATTTTAGGCAATGAAATCACCAAAAACCATTGGCACGGTTTACCGGAAGATACGGTGCATCTGCATTTCCAAGGTAGTGCGGGTCAAAGTTTTGGGGCTTTTGTACCCAAGGGTGTGACCTTAGAATTGCAAGGGGATGCTAACGACTATGTGGGCAAGGGATTAAGCGGAGGTAAAATTATTATTTATCCACCAGCAATTTCCACTTTTATCCCTGAAGATAACATTATTATCGGGAATGTGGCGTTATATGGCGCAACCCTGGGGGAAGTCTATATCCGAGGGTTAGCGGGTGAACGTTTTGGGGTGCGTAACTCCGGCGTGAATGCCGTTGTCGAGGGTGTGGGAGATCACGGTTGTGAATATATGACCGGAGGTAAGGTGGTTGTCCTGGGTGCGACCGGACGGAACTTTGCGGCGGGGATGAGTGGCGGTATTGCTTATATCTTTGATGAAACTGGCGATTTTGCCACCCGTTGCAATACGTCCATGGCGGATTTAGAAAAGTTGGAAGACCCGGAAGAAATTAATCAGGTTTACCAATTAATTGCTAAACACGCGGAGTATACCAAGAGTCAAAAAGCGCTGAAAATTTTGGCAAATTGGACGGAAATGATTCCGACTTTTGTTAAGGTGATTCCACGGGATTATAAGCGGGTTTTGGAAGCATTAAAAGAGGCTGAAAAATCCGGTTTAACGGGGGATGAAGCGTTAACGGCGGCGTTTGAAGCAAATTCCCGTGATGTGGCGCGGGTTGGCGGAAGTTAA
- a CDS encoding WD-repeat protein, whose translation MPEMTPDEVLALLTPLFSSNGLSDTQELVLRESWQGKSYQQIAQTFEYDTDYIKGVGSRLWRSLSQILGKPVTKANLHSVINVYAHQSQQGSTQSEIVSKPLTTHDCSSCLKIVIAKKLASRKIINHPKCYGLKTAIDVSFFYGRNTELSTLKHWILEEHCRLIAIVGMAGIGKTALSVKLTQEIKQQFEFVFYYNLNTGLSLSELLTEIFDHCLINPPPLKSSDRIEIKILRLIEYLQNHHFLIIFDGFEAVFQEQMLTGHYRNGYEDYRKLLQQLGEINHQSCILLTSRETPQKIAVLAGNLLPVRVLKLQGLDSQAGEEILKLKQIKGSSLEYKKLVRDYSGNPLLLKLVATSIQDLFNNSIAEFISENHLIFNGIKAILDQQFNHLSELEQKIMYWLTIEGQSVSVKQLVENVFPPVSEALLMENLESLQRRSLIEKQSLGFTQTHLIRAYITEKIIEDFYQDLTWEYDKKTPRYCPLFLILQNYPIFKVTASNSVKNYQISDLVKPLIQKLLVQYKSSEDVAEQLNLILIKLREIKIPCGYAVGNIINLLCFINTDLTGADFSGLPLWEADLRSLNLEQMNLKHCDLSKSVC comes from the coding sequence ATGCCAGAGATGACACCTGATGAAGTTTTAGCTTTATTAACTCCTCTGTTTTCATCAAATGGGTTGAGCGATACTCAAGAACTGGTGTTGCGAGAGTCTTGGCAAGGCAAATCCTATCAACAAATTGCCCAAACCTTTGAGTATGATACAGATTATATTAAAGGGGTGGGTTCTCGGTTGTGGCGATCGCTCTCTCAAATCTTAGGAAAACCGGTTACTAAAGCTAACTTACATTCTGTCATTAACGTCTACGCCCATCAATCACAACAGGGATCTACTCAGTCTGAGATTGTATCAAAACCATTAACGACTCATGATTGTTCTTCCTGTTTAAAGATCGTAATAGCTAAAAAATTAGCGTCAAGAAAAATCATAAATCATCCCAAATGTTATGGTTTAAAGACAGCAATTGATGTTTCCTTTTTTTATGGTAGAAACACTGAACTCTCGACGTTGAAACACTGGATTTTAGAAGAACATTGTCGCTTAATTGCAATTGTCGGGATGGCAGGAATTGGCAAAACAGCCTTATCCGTTAAACTCACTCAGGAAATTAAGCAACAGTTTGAATTCGTTTTCTATTATAATCTTAATACTGGGTTATCTTTATCTGAATTACTAACAGAAATATTTGATCATTGTTTAATTAATCCTCCCCCTTTGAAATCTTCTGATAGAATTGAAATCAAAATTTTACGCTTGATTGAATATTTACAAAATCATCACTTTTTAATTATTTTTGATGGATTTGAGGCTGTTTTTCAAGAGCAAATGTTAACGGGACACTACCGAAATGGATATGAAGACTATCGGAAACTTCTGCAACAACTGGGAGAAATTAACCATCAAAGTTGTATTTTGCTTACCAGTCGAGAAACTCCTCAAAAAATTGCTGTTTTAGCCGGAAATCTTTTACCTGTGCGAGTCTTAAAGTTACAAGGTTTAGATTCTCAAGCAGGAGAGGAAATTTTAAAACTGAAACAGATTAAAGGAAGTTCTTTAGAGTATAAAAAACTGGTTAGAGATTATTCGGGTAATCCTCTTTTATTAAAACTGGTTGCTACATCAATTCAAGATTTATTTAACAATAGTATCGCAGAATTTATAAGCGAAAATCATCTAATTTTTAATGGGATAAAAGCAATATTGGATCAGCAATTCAACCATTTATCGGAATTAGAACAAAAGATCATGTACTGGTTGACGATTGAGGGTCAATCTGTTTCTGTTAAACAACTTGTAGAAAATGTATTTCCGCCTGTTTCTGAAGCCCTATTAATGGAAAATTTAGAATCTTTGCAAAGGCGATCGCTGATTGAAAAACAAAGTTTAGGATTTACTCAAACTCATTTAATTAGAGCTTATATAACAGAAAAAATTATTGAAGATTTTTATCAAGATTTAACTTGGGAATATGACAAAAAGACTCCTCGCTATTGTCCATTATTTTTGATATTGCAAAATTACCCAATTTTCAAGGTAACTGCGAGCAATTCTGTTAAAAATTATCAGATTTCGGATCTTGTTAAACCTTTAATTCAAAAACTTTTAGTCCAATATAAAAGTTCAGAAGATGTTGCTGAACAGTTGAATTTGATTTTAATCAAACTTCGAGAAATTAAAATCCCATGCGGTTATGCTGTTGGGAATATAATTAATTTATTGTGTTTTATTAACACGGATTTAACGGGAGCAGATTTTTCAGGATTACCTCTATGGGAAGCGGATCTGAGATCCCTAAATTTAGAACAGATGAACCTAAAACATTGTGATCTGAGTAAGTCAGTGTGTTGA
- a CDS encoding recombination protein RecR has protein sequence MENHIIKRPDEDVQVLAQALLDAKQQVGFCGDELPLVCSGLDILPTLGDLPELTVNVVMTMTQRHYFP, from the coding sequence TTGGAAAACCATATTATTAAGCGTCCTGATGAAGATGTGCAAGTCTTAGCCCAGGCGTTATTGGACGCTAAACAGCAAGTAGGTTTTTGTGGCGATGAATTACCCCTAGTTTGTTCAGGTTTAGATATTTTGCCCACTTTGGGTGATCTCCCTGAACTTACGGTTAACGTTGTGATGACAATGACTCAGCGACACTATTTTCCCTAA
- a CDS encoding patatin — MFDKPRRILSFDGGGIRGLLTAAMLEEVEDKLKAINPDKELREYFDIIAGTSSGSIIALAVAQGKSAREIRNFFKGDGDRIFPDVELRLIHLIKRFAEQDFDLNLFNLCNLFDKDNKEIDKIMSQPFYDDQGLEEVLKEKFSDQLFGELKPLVIVPSYDVYNRQATVFKNRDDRYKNLAIWQVCKASCSAPTVFPAHIINNDQFFYELKKDAKEAKNLDKSSNLDIPNEGLPFIDGGFVANNPVLCAIAESQKNFKTLPDLVVSFGAGTGFKRISVQEAKGWGAFNWANLTRSIPLMDVFTDGSSDATDYITKQLLKQETDYVRFQPIFVEKDLITFSADEKNMIALEESVADYITTKEYRDKVQKVVEELT; from the coding sequence ATGTTTGACAAACCTCGCCGAATTCTTTCATTTGATGGTGGCGGTATTCGCGGACTTTTAACCGCCGCAATGTTAGAAGAAGTTGAAGATAAGCTGAAAGCAATCAATCCCGATAAAGAATTGAGAGAGTATTTTGATATTATTGCTGGTACATCTTCAGGGAGTATTATTGCTCTGGCTGTTGCTCAGGGAAAATCTGCACGAGAAATTAGAAATTTTTTTAAAGGGGACGGTGACAGAATTTTTCCTGATGTTGAATTAAGGTTAATCCATCTGATTAAAAGGTTTGCGGAGCAAGATTTTGATTTGAATCTATTTAATCTTTGCAATCTTTTTGACAAAGACAATAAAGAAATTGATAAAATTATGAGCCAGCCTTTTTATGATGATCAAGGGTTGGAGGAGGTACTCAAAGAAAAGTTTTCTGATCAGTTGTTTGGGGAGCTAAAACCTTTAGTCATTGTTCCTAGTTATGATGTTTATAACCGTCAAGCAACAGTGTTTAAAAATCGAGACGACCGTTATAAAAATCTAGCAATTTGGCAAGTGTGCAAAGCTTCTTGTTCTGCTCCTACTGTTTTTCCTGCTCATATTATTAACAATGATCAGTTCTTTTATGAACTTAAAAAAGATGCAAAAGAAGCTAAAAATTTAGATAAAAGTTCCAATCTTGATATTCCCAATGAAGGTCTTCCCTTTATTGATGGGGGTTTCGTAGCTAATAATCCTGTACTTTGTGCTATTGCTGAATCTCAGAAAAACTTTAAGACACTTCCCGATTTAGTTGTATCTTTTGGAGCAGGTACAGGATTCAAGCGAATTAGCGTTCAAGAAGCCAAAGGATGGGGTGCTTTTAATTGGGCTAATTTAACCAGAAGTATACCTTTGATGGATGTATTTACAGATGGCTCCAGTGATGCAACGGATTACATTACCAAACAACTCCTGAAACAAGAAACTGACTATGTAAGATTTCAGCCTATTTTTGTTGAGAAAGATTTAATTACATTTAGTGCAGATGAAAAAAACATGATAGCTTTAGAAGAATCGGTTGCTGATTATATTACAACCAAAGAGTATCGAGATAAAGTGCAAAAAGTCGTTGAAGAACTGACGTAA